Within Desulfobacterales bacterium, the genomic segment CATACTGACTGGAACCGGCGGTGCTTTGGGCGGGGGCGCCGTATGTTCCGACGGAAGGCTGATGATGGTTTCTTATTCCGGGTTGATGTTGATTGGGTCTGGAGACACGGCTGTGTTTGATCAACAAAAGGTGGGTGTGGGTCTGATTGGTGTGGCAGACGCACGGGATGGCCACGCCGTTATTGTCGGCATGAGAGGAGCGAAACAGGTACCTATCGCTGATGACAAGCAAGGGGATAAATAGATGGCTTCACAAGAGAAAACAATTATCTTGAAATCGATGGATGAAAAACCACCGTTGCTGGAATCCCTAATTTTTAAAAATCGTCTTATCTTATTGATTATTTTTACAATAACAACGTTCTTCCTGGGATATAAGGCGACAGATCTTCAATTGGATGCCAGTTTTGAAAAAATGATTCCGACCAAACATCCCTTTATCGTGAATTACCTGGCGCATAAGCAAGATCTGAAAGGCTTTGGAAATGTTATCAGGGTGGCGGTAGAAACCACAAAGGGCGATATTTTCACCAAAGAGTATATGGAAACTCTTCGAAAAATCACCGATGAGATATTTTTTATTCCCGGTGTGGAGCGGGGGGCCATTCAAGGCTTATGGACACCTAATACCCGGTGGATTGAGGTGACCGAGGAAGGCTTTGAGGGCGCCGCAGTGATTCCGGATGACTATGACGGATCGCCTGCGACTCTTGAGCAAGTGAAAAAGAATCTTCTCAAAGCTAGAATCGTTGGATCTCTGGTGGCGAACAACTTTAAGTCCACCATTGTGAATGTTCCCCTTATGGATATCAATCCGGATACCGGGAAACCGCTTAGTTACCGGGAATTTTCAAATAGCATTGAGAAACTGGTTCGTAAAAAGTTCCAAAGCGATACCATTAAAATTCATATGGTCGGGTTTGCAAAGGTGATGGGGGACATGTTGGCCGCAAGCCGGGAGGTGGCCATTTTTTTTGCCGTCACGATTCTGATCACGATGGTAATATTGTTAGCCTACACCAGGTGTTTGCGAAGTGCACTCGTTTTAATTGTCTGCTCAATTGTAGCGGCTGTTTGGCAACTGGGGATTTTGAGGATAATGCACCTCGATCTTGACCCTTATTCCATGCTGGTTCCATTTCTGATCTTTGCTATCGGCGTGAGCCACGGTGTACAAATCCTTTCCGGCATACACCGTGAATCGGCCAAAGGGGCGGACAGGCTTCAGGCGGCACGATTAACCTTTCGCAGGATCTATAAACCGGGACTTACTGCACTGATAACTGACGGTATCGGATTTGCCACGATGGCCGTCATTCAAGTGACGGTTATTCAATATCTTGCATTAGGGGCCAGCATCGGTGTCATCATTCTCATTGTTACCAACCTGGTGATGCTCCCGATTATGGTGTCATATTTGGGCGTTAGCCGAAAGCAAGTCGAGTACCAGCAGCAGGATGAAATGGCTGATAAACACCCAATTTGGGGATTTCTTGCAAAAATGACAGGTCCCAAGACGGCATCGGTGGCCGTGTTGGTGGCGGGGGGGCTCTTTATATTCGGAATCGTCGGCAGTAAGAATTTGAAAATCGGTGATCTGGACCCCGGTGCGCCTGAACTCAGGCCGAACTCACGGTATAATTTGGACAATGCATTTATGGGGGAGAATTACTCATCAAGTTCCGATTTGTTTGTTGTCATGGTAAAAACGCCGCCCGAGAAAAACAGCGCTTATGCCAATATGGTTGCAATGGAACAGCTCCAGTTGCGGCTTGAACAGCTTCCGGGAGTTCAATCAACCAGTTCCCTGGTGGATGAAATAAAGACACTACTGGTGGGATTTAATGAGGGGAATTTGAAATGGAAGGGGTTACCCCGCAATCAGCAGACGCTAAATGCATCGGCTGTAAGAACTACGCCCATTGCCAATAATCGTGAAGGGACGCTTTCGCCGATCATCATTTACCTGAAGGATCATAAGGCGGAGACGCTTCAGGCCGTGGTTAATGTGGTCAACCGGTTTGCTTACAAGAACATTACGGAAACTTCTCAATTTTTAATGGCGGCCGGAAATGCGGGCATTGAAGCGGCCACCAACATTGTTATCAGCAAAGCCCAATATAAAATGCTGATCTGGGTATATGGCATCGTGGCAGGGCTTTGCCTGCTCACCTTCCGTTCGGTTGGAGCGATGGTGGCCATCATTTTACCGCTGATGCTGACCTCGGCGCTTTGTCAATTGGTGATGATGTGGCTCGGTATCGGGGTCAAGGTCGCAACGCTGCCCGTGATTGCGTTAGGGGTGGGTGTCGGGGTTGACTACGGAATTTATATATACAGCCAATTGCAGTCGTACCTGAGCGATGGGCTATCGCTTTCCACGGCCTATTACCGAACCGTTATAACCACCGGCAAGGCGGTCATTCTGATTGGGCTGATGTTGGCCGTCGGTGTGGCGACATGGGCCTTTTCGCCGATCAAGTTTCAGGCGGACATGGGCATCCTGCTCACCTTTATGTTTTTGGTGAATATGATCGGAGCGATCGTTCTGCTGCCGGCCTTGGCAAGCTTGTTAGTGCGGTATAAGCGTCGGTCGGCAAAAATAGGATCTGCGATGGCGGCGTAACCAATGATCTGCCATTTGCCTTTGATGAGGCTTATCGCGGAAAACCGTGCCATGACTATATTCATGGTAAAAAGGGGACGGTAAATGAAGGGAAATAAGCGTTATCTGGTTGCGATTTTAATACTGGCTGTCATCGGTACTTTTATGCTGCCTTATACCGGTATATCCGATGCCGCGCAGTGTTTTATCGTCAGAATTGCCAAAGAGACTGTCGGCGGAGAGAGCCGAATCTATCTCTATCCAAATGAGGTGAAAGTGCCTAAAGGCAGTTGTGTTATCTGGGTCAGTTGGATTGAAAAAGAAAATGTCAGTATCAATTTTCATGAAAATTCAAAATCATGCATCATTGCAAGTGAGTCACCATCCGGTTTTATCGAAGCGGAAGGATGCTTTCTTACCGATTTTTTAGCTTACGGTCAGACGGTAAGTCTACGGTTTAAGGAACCCGGGACGTTTGGTTACGGATTGGAGATATTGGAAAAAGCCAAAAAACCAGGGAATAGCGAAAGACGAAAAATTATAAGAGAAGGGAAAGTTATTGTTGAATAAAAAGCAAGAAGGATAATGACGATGTTGAAAAGAACAATTTATAATGAAGATCATGAAATGTTTCGCGCAAGTGTTAAAGAATTTTTTAGACGCGAACTATTGCCGAAGATTGACAAGTGGGAGAAGGACGGGATTGTGGATCGTGAGTTTTGGTTGGCCGCCGGTGCGCAAGGACTGCTATTGGCGGATATCCCGGAAGAATATGGGGGCGGGGGGCTTGATTTCAGAATAAATGCAATCATTTTTGAGGAAACTCAGATGGCCGGAACTGACGGTCCCGGTTTCGGGCCCCAAAATGATGTAATTGCACCCTACATTTATAACTATGGCACTGAAACGGCCAAGCGATACTGGCTGCCCAAAA encodes:
- a CDS encoding MMPL family transporter, whose amino-acid sequence is MASQEKTIILKSMDEKPPLLESLIFKNRLILLIIFTITTFFLGYKATDLQLDASFEKMIPTKHPFIVNYLAHKQDLKGFGNVIRVAVETTKGDIFTKEYMETLRKITDEIFFIPGVERGAIQGLWTPNTRWIEVTEEGFEGAAVIPDDYDGSPATLEQVKKNLLKARIVGSLVANNFKSTIVNVPLMDINPDTGKPLSYREFSNSIEKLVRKKFQSDTIKIHMVGFAKVMGDMLAASREVAIFFAVTILITMVILLAYTRCLRSALVLIVCSIVAAVWQLGILRIMHLDLDPYSMLVPFLIFAIGVSHGVQILSGIHRESAKGADRLQAARLTFRRIYKPGLTALITDGIGFATMAVIQVTVIQYLALGASIGVIILIVTNLVMLPIMVSYLGVSRKQVEYQQQDEMADKHPIWGFLAKMTGPKTASVAVLVAGGLFIFGIVGSKNLKIGDLDPGAPELRPNSRYNLDNAFMGENYSSSSDLFVVMVKTPPEKNSAYANMVAMEQLQLRLEQLPGVQSTSSLVDEIKTLLVGFNEGNLKWKGLPRNQQTLNASAVRTTPIANNREGTLSPIIIYLKDHKAETLQAVVNVVNRFAYKNITETSQFLMAAGNAGIEAATNIVISKAQYKMLIWVYGIVAGLCLLTFRSVGAMVAIILPLMLTSALCQLVMMWLGIGVKVATLPVIALGVGVGVDYGIYIYSQLQSYLSDGLSLSTAYYRTVITTGKAVILIGLMLAVGVATWAFSPIKFQADMGILLTFMFLVNMIGAIVLLPALASLLVRYKRRSAKIGSAMAA